The segment TCTCAAACGCAAGTTAATGTTGACTAACACCGGTGGcgcaatttcaatgaaatagatagtaattgcacatttttttaaatataagtttcACAACCATGCTCATTAggcaaataattttttgtcaacaaattgtgaattatttcataaaaaaattgttaaacagGACGAATACTAATTTCACACTTGACATATATATCTGAGGTGCCCTTTAAGCAACAAGCTATATACTTTCACTTTGATGTACACCAGCTTGTACAGATCAAGTTGGGGGTGGGAGGGCGTACCCGAACAATTTAGAATTAACTATTGATAcagatattttacaaaaatataaacctttCACCCCATATCCCCTTTACTGGAAACAGTAGCCTCCTTCGAACCCCTACAATGCCTACATAGAAAGGCCTGTCGTCTGGTTTGCGTTTCCTTAAGGaataaatttagatttttttccttCAGCTTATAACAGTGAAATGTAGTAGGACGATGTTGATTAAAACAAGCGCCATTCTTCTGTTTTGTCTGGTTTTTGTTCAGTGTCTCATGATATGTGTCCTCAGGTAAAACCATCTGCTGAAGTTACTGAGTTCTGTGGAACTCCCTATCGGAATCTCGCGTATATACATATGGTGACACGTCTTTATAGTTTTTGATTAAAGAATTCCAGAATTActgaacatgtatataaatatttacagacTCTTGACCAGAGCAAAAGTGATTTTTATGACATAAACATCACTggtatctatttaaaaaaatgtttcgaTTTTTCACAGAGTAACACAAACAAAAACGATCAATTcgtttaaaatttcaacaagATTTGCCCTTTTCCTACTAGCCATATAGAGTCTCGAAGATTCAATTTAGACATCCATCATCCacccgtccgtctgtctgtccgtctgtattAAACACATTCTCGACTTGTTCTCTAGAACCACTTGGTCAATTTTAACTAAGactggcacaaagcatccttataagtgaaggaaaattcaaattgtaaaaatactattttttgtAAACTATTCCAAACATGCATCTACAATGTGTGCATTATGAGGAAAACATCATGATAATGTTTAAGTTGTGCGTGtgtatatttatgtaatttaaggaatgaattcagtatttattagttttatacgatataaaatgggtTGGGAGttgggacagtttacgcttAGTAAACCACGAGATTCGGTGCGTGCGTTTTGCTGTTGAAAGAATAATCATTTATCTGCTAAAAATCACAAACTTTGTTTGCTGAAGTACACCTTTGTCGTTGCATTAGACTCACCCATGTATAAAAGCATTCAGCTTTCCTTGCACCGAATATCCGATAACAACCGAACAGGCGATAACGCCGTGAGCAGTGTGATATCTGATGCCGTGGTTTTCTATTATACTTAATTAAGAGTTGCTAGAATTTACCATTATTATCTTTTGTGTCCGCTTCAACTGTTTTTCTAAGCATTTAATCTATATAGTGTCTTGCTATTTGTTACATCAATGAGTAAAAATAACTACTCTTGCCGGATTTCGGTTTCGAcacaaaatatttgcatttccaagTGTCACGTACAACGAATCAAATTTGAAAACGTATAATATTGGATTTGAtgacgccccgaccaaaattatttcttcaaaatgctcaaagaatgattccttatttcttaaatttatatgaaatgcATGTAACAATGCTTCAATTTTTGAAAGTACAATAGACCCTTTTAATAATATATGCAGACATGCGCAGAAGAACTTCCGAGTGGATAAAGCACGAGTTGTTCTGTGAAGCgtcaaagttttatatttttgcaaaatatgctttaaaaaaaaatcgaaaatatGAAAGTTTTACCCAACTTAaccaataataaaaataaactgaataaaatcattttatgatacactggtttttttttaacttccttTACGAGTGACAAGCATTTCCTGTTTACCGTAACCTTGTTTACATTAGCAACAAGTATGGCGACCCGCGAAAACTTGAAGAAAACAAACATAAGTGTATTACGTAACATAGCATCTGATCTGGGtataaattcaaagaaaaagaagaaagatgATTTAATATGCGACATATTATCCAGTCAAGCACCAGAAGTATCATTAACTCCTGTTGTTCAGTCGATATCTGCCGCTGATGGTGCTGGAGCCGGAGCTGTAGTGCAGTTCAAGGAAAACATGCCCCCTTTTAATGCTGTTCATTATGAACCGATATCACACAATACTCAACTTCCGAAGGTATCGTTCACTTCCGTCTATGAATTCATGATCACAAGAAGAAGACAGGGGGATCAAAGTATCCAAAATTTCAAGGGCCTCGATAAGTCCGTGAAACATTTTGACGCTGGCGATGTCCAGGATATATGTTTAGCCCAAGtaagtttatattttcatacatcaAAAACAATCTCCCAAGCCCCAAAACTTccataaactatatatatacacgtattCACCACACTGATTTGGCaagcaacaaaaatattttttttaatatcagacCAAGGTGGTAAAGAATtgctaatatatattttacatataaatatatatagtgattACAAGCAAGTTTTAAAATGCCATCAAAACATAATCCTGTCGTCCGTCAttttctctcccccccccccccccccaaaaaaaaataattattttattttttacactgACAGTATTATCTAATTATTCTTAACAAATTTCAGATTGATGGTTCAACAGTGTACATAAGAGCATACTGTTTAGCCTCCATGAAAAAACAGCgttatcaaatttttttgtgCATTACTCATGCTGAAGGCAAAAACAGAGTGGACTTCGCCTATTGCCAATGCCCCATAGGgtaactttttttgtttagtttatCTCTTAAAAATAGCTAGCATTGTGAAACTTGATACATACTTCATACATACTTGAGGATTTACTATTTTTGTGAAGTGAATTTTGTTCTCTGCATACTGTTTAAAAACATAGTTATTGTTGTTGaatagcattttttattttaatagctATATAGCTCATCAAAATTGCTTGTCTCTGGCACTTCACTTTAAGCCTGTTTTACTTTCTACAGATTAGCTCAAGCATGCAGTCATATTGGCGGTCTCCTTTTTTCTATATCCAATGTGCAATCCTCAGCAAAAGCTTTGGTGCAAACGGACCAGAGCTGCACATCGTCACTTTGCCAGTGGAATGTTCCACGAACAATGAACCAGAAGCCAATGCCTATTAGCACCCTGAACCTGTCAAGGCCGAAGGTAGTGGCAAGCAGTGAAACCGATGTCAATGTAGCTATGTTGTCATCACCATCACATGGTTCAGCAATGGCAAGGTTCGACCCAAGACATTCTGAGGACAGACACCACAGCCTCACATGGTCACTGGATCAACTAAGGAAGCTTAAAGCTAGTTTTCCCCTTACAGGTTTATTTGAAAACTTGCTTACATTTAAAAGCAATTTctcttttaaagaaaacaaattcatttGTAAGTGCAATGTCTCTCTGAAATGAAACAGattctttaaatttattgttaactTGTGAATTCCAATCAATATATGCACAAATTTAATTGCTGCCTTTAATTGCTGTCTAGGAATGGCTCATCTCTGGAACATCCCAGACACTGGTGTCCCAAGTGTAGTGGAGAATGAAGTGGAGGTGACTACAGCTGTACACCCACTACATCTGAAAATGGAAATGATGGTGTTTTCAGATGGGAACTGTAAGTTGAAAGTGTGTTcaatcatatataacaaagaCCTAAACATAGATTAATTGCATGaccaaataaaaaagataaagcaCACAAGTGTACAAATGTGACATATATTTTGAgtttatgaaaatcaataatacatgtacaagcattGCAcagtatatttttctcatttaaactACGGAATCTGTataatacaacaaaaaatatttcttgttgcttgtattaaaaaatacttttaatacaACCCTGTCTTTTCTCCCTTCCAACAATTGTAAgctataaacaatacaataatataaacaatctatatttcaaaaaatgcatttaatgcAAACAAGCATGTATTCTTAAAAAGCTCGAtaagaacattttttgtaatttgtcaGTGCCACCACCTATGATAGACCAGGAGTTAGTGAGCTATATAGAGAAACACACAAGAGCACAGAGACTTAGTGACCTCTGGAAAAAGCTTCATCTCGGAAGGATTACTAGTTCCATATTTGGTGATGTTCTTCAATCAGGAGACAAACCAACATCCCTTATCCAACAGATTTTATATGGATCGAATCTAGACAAGTAATTAAATTTTCCTCACTGTCCAAGTAGCACAATACAACAGAATACTGAcactgtttattttaaaaatagaacaaaaaacTTAGTGAATGTTGATATTAGAAACTAATTTCTATGATTTTAGGTACTCGAAGCTACCTCTGGCAGTCCAGTGGGGAGTTGACCACGAGATGGATGCTAAGGAAGACTACCTACAGATCAGAAGAGCTATTCAAATGGAAACTGATGTACAAGAGTCTGGTCTTACTTTATGTTCAACCCATTCTTTTCTAGGGGCTTCCAGTGATGGAAGAGTGGTTGATAATGAAAGCACTGGGCTGCTAGAAATTAAATGTCCCTACTCCATCTCAGGACAAAATGTAACATTGTTGGGAATATCAGACATTATGTCAATGAACTCAAAACAGTTTTGTCTCGAAGTTGGTGAATTGGGTCCTACATTGAAAAAATCGCATAAGTACTATGCACAGGTTCAAGGTGAGATGGCCATCATCGGACTCCCCTGGGTGGACTTTGTAGTATGGACAGCGGCAAAGTCAGACAACATTTTCATTGAAAGGATTTACTTCAATGAACAATATGTTACAAATATGCTACCAAAATTAGTAGAATTTTACATGAGGCATATTTATCCACTACTAGTATTGTGAAAAAAACTGTTGCTCATATGTATGATGTGGCCCGTAAGCTTCTTGTTTATCCAATGTTTTAGGATCAGTGCCTGACTATTAacgacatttttgaaaataaaagtgtCTGAAAAttgttatctatttatttttctatagaaAACTACTTCATTTATTTGTGGAATTAaccttacttttttttaaacagcaaaAGGATAGCTCTGATTCAGTTTTTGTGTAATCTGGAATAATTCTAGGAATAATCATGCAAAAGTAATTAATTtcccatttaaataatttatcttaCCCGAAGAATTATTTGATTCATCTGTCAAAAGTTTCTTTCCATCAACAAGTGGATAATCCAAGTTGGTCAGCCAACAACAGACTTGAAAAATCTTTGTGATGAAGTGGACCATAGTAAGAGGAATCGTTCCTTCCAAGATGTGATAATTCTTCACTCGCCCAATGCTCCTCTCAACATGAATACGAAGTTGGGCAATCTCTTGGGTCTTAAAAACTTCATCAGTGGAAAACTGGCCCGAAGTGCCTAAAgaatgttaaattaaaaaaacagcTTAATTCAACAATTGTTATTTGCAATGTTAATTGTTTTGATCTGTAAACATTTTACTGTTGGACATTTATATAAACTAATCTCATATTTTGCTGTTTAAAGCCCCTCCAATCTAATGGATCTATTACACTTCTCAACCATTTAATCAACTAAGTAAAGCTTCTACTGCCCACTGATTAAGGTACCTTACTACACCTAGACATATACTTTtcaagacactacgtcacaagatgggaatttaaatgttttgttaaactattTGCATCAATCAGTTTGGTTGAATAgcatcatagctcagtggttaagtATTGGGCTTGTGAatcgcagatcatgagttcgaatccacctggggcatttgttcacattgactgaattaaatttttatccaaaattgcacattttttcacctatttgacacatatatctcttatccatcatgctatctatcataatcaagtaattttctacggatttgagaaactattaggttaagtgagccaccttaaagttttttatcttaatatacCTCTAAATGGTGGAATGTTTAAGAAACATTGTCTTTTTTCAAGTAAGTCAGCTATTGTGAAACCTTTGTCGGCCATTACGCTGTCATTTGGCTCAAGTAATTCTAAAAGGCCACATTCCTCTGTTAACTGACGGTCTGAAGTTTTTCCAGGCCATGCATCTGACACAAAAGTAATGACCCCAGAAGGACTGATGCCAACCAGAAATTTAACAGTGGTGTGATGTTTGTAGCTAGAAAAGGTCAGGCTTTGGTTAATCAGGCTACTTGATGATTGTATGAAAAGTTCTGTACAGTCTATGATCACTCTGGTTGATGGATATTTGGCTTTAAAGGATTCTGGCATGGTTCTCATGATAATATCTTTGCTAGGAAATGGGTTTAAAAATTTAAGCTCTGCATGAATTAAACTTATCCAGGTAGAAAAATACATAGAGAATGAGGCACTGCTGATCTGAAATCTCTCTGATATGTCTTGCACGTACAGTCCAACTTTCAGACGCATGAGGACAGCAAAGAGTTGGTCGATCGGGCGTAAACATGATGGAGACATCCTAAGCCGGTCTGAACTCGATGTCTGCCCTTCCCCCCTCCAATATGTCATCCTAGAGCACTTGCTGGAAAGGTAGCTGTAATCAATGGAAATATTTTAGAAGTgaaatcaaattgatttaattttgcaCAGTACTTTTAGATACtaaatcaaagataaaaaatttgaaaaaaggtaAACAATTACTTGTACAGCCACAGGAAGATGGCAAAAGAGGGTAGGCCTGTATAAAAGCGTGTCATGGCGTCATCATCTCTAATGCGTTCAGCACCCCATTTATGTTTCCGCAGCTCCTCCTGAAGTCTTCTAACTTCTTTTTTGAGATGTCTGTTTTCAATAAGAAGGGGGTCTTCTTCACACTGCACacctataaaaaaattattatcagtAACAACCATTGTAAATCTATcatttttttactgtatataaattaagatttttctATCATGGTCATTTAAAATCTCTATCTATATTTGTAATTCATAAATCGTTTTGCAAATCAATTAATCTATAAATCTATTTAATATAAtgatatcatttgaaaatttgccAAGTGTGATGTAATAGTCAGCAAAAAGGAAAtccattttttcaataattttattgtatttttcatgaaatcttATTCATGATTTACCTGAATCACAAGTCATTATGGGGACATCAACATCATCTGTTATTTCATGATAAGCACAAGGTACTGCTGCAGCTATATCTTGATCATGGTCCCCCGAATCATCAATCTTGCAGTAGGAGCCATGGACAAGCACAGAAAATTCCAAATGGgctttctctctctccatatTAACCTTCTCTGAGCAAAGTCTTTCCTGGTATAAAAAATTTATAgtgcaaaatatcaatatattacaCATAAAAGTCATCCAGATATGTTCataatttaataactttatgTATTCTATTACATTTGCAGAATATTTACGATATCGTCATTATTACAGGCATATATTCTATCCTGATCAGTATTTAATACCGTTACATTGCAATGCTGCCACTACAGGcctatttatataaatatgggGGATTATATGTTCATAAACATCATTAATTCATTGATACCCTGATCGTTTCTCGGTCAAGTCGTCTCTGTTCTCTATCAAAATCATCTTCTGTCCGCTTCTTTTTGTAGGAAAATAAAGTCGGGGCATAGTTTTCGTCGCCCGGGTCGTCTCCGTGCCATCCCTCAACAAAATGATCAGAGCAGATCCAAGAGTGTTCATTTGGCGTCCACTTATCTCTGTTCACGGCATTAGTCCATGCTCTTCTTTTCCTTTTGTCTTTAGGGAAACGAAAGAAACTGACCCCCTTTGCCCGTGCTTCGCTGTTACACACGTTCCGACACTTGTAGACACAGCAACACTTAACCATTTCCGTATATGCGTAAAGCGTATATGAATCTCTAATGACGCTATCCACTCGGAAGCGTTTGTGCGCATGTGCGAGTAACTGTCCCGCAGTTACGTTAAAAGACCTTATTTAGGCATAAATGCAAAAGTCACTGTTACTCAGGTGAGCGGTGTCGCCCATGAGCCTTTTGTATAGTGCATTTTTTAATGCTATACAGGTcttttaaaaagcttaaatgTAGATATTGAGATCAACATATGAACTTGTACGtataaaaattctaatttttattGCACACTTTTgaattaacgaggccgagtacagaacgagtacgcacgctttcgcgcagcgtttcatttgtattgtgacgtcatctttttgcttggttgacgccatggcggtTTCAACTatagatattcagcgaaatttgttgaaaattgctcgtttgatgcgttaaattgatattatatagtggaataaacataaatgtctcgaagtataagctatatttgggctgaATCCGGGTGGTTTTGCTCCGATCACTTGTTCGCGCTGAGTGGTTTCGCTCCGAATACATGTTCGCCCCGAGTGGATTCGCCCGGATTGTATTAATAAACACCACAATACACACTGCTTgttgcttttgtttttaaatacgtaatttaaattatttttatctataCATAAGTGGTAAATTCAATGTTTTAGAAggtaataaatacaggtaatcCTTGATCGTTAATAATatctatataatatattgaaaaGGGGCGAAACCACTCGGCGCGAAACCACTCGGCGCGAACAAGTGAGCGGAGCGAAACCACCCGTTAcctttgggctcgggtcgaaaacgtgaaaaTGGTTCCGGGTgcctaaagtctgtcccaagttatttcTTCCATtggattttgatgattttaaataaaattacacatacctgtgaaagaaatacagttgaaatcgttaaaagggaatatattcaagatatcttcattgaacaattatccctttccactcagaaaaattcacaggaacgaaaacagattcatTACGGAAaattataatggggaatgtttacatcttttctccattcggaatacactcagaatacatcgcgcaattttttaacgttaacgGTTTACGACTTTGTACTTATATAATATAATGGTTGATAAAGTTCACTAaaaccagagagagagagagagagagagagagagagagagagagagagagagagagagagagagagagagagagagagagagagaaagagatgcAATAATCATATTATGGAGAATTTAATACGTGAACGCTGGGTTGACAGAGTGCAACAAGTGGGAGAGCATCATTTAATTAGTTTAAAGTAGAAACATTCTGAAGAAATTCAGCTATTTATATAATTGTCAatgaaagtaaaattaattttcagaaaTTAGAAAAATGTCACACTATACAGTTAAATATTGTTGCTAGTTTAATGTAGTGGGTTCCTTTTGTAACactctttgtttattttcattgctttatttcattttttttttttttttcatctcttCTTCGTTTCTTTTTCCTTTTCCGTAAATTAAGGCGCATCGCGAACCCAACTACAAGAGCCTAAAGGCCATAGTGAAATTTTTGGTTTAACCGGTTTGGTTTAATACCGGAATATAAATCAACTTACCTCTATAACTTTCTTGATATAATTTTCCTACTTTTCAATTCGTAATTAATATATCAATGATCAGTAAACCTTGTTAATGACCCAAGCTAAATTGAAAAACACTAACACCGCCTCCCTTTctgatataatgtaaaaaatagagatttaaaattgtaattcgTTTAGAAatgcttggggggggggggggatatgaTGAGGAACTActtttggtatttttattttcatccccaaaaatcaaagtaaaataaatagaaCGATAAGACATGTTGATgattacaataatataaaacaagGAAATTGTTAATATGGAGGCTAATATCGAACTTTGTCAATGATCGTcctttcagaaaaaaatgacacaatgacaatatatataacaatttactTTCAATACTTAACTAACTTGGCCCCTATATAATTTGCAGATAAAATCATAATCAGAAAGAAGAATATTTCCTTGAAAAAACAcgtcatttaaattttgtactttttacaGTATGGTTCTGAAATCTACTGATAtagaattaaataaattgatttttacagcactgaaattaaaaaaaaaaagaaaacatgtatccataaaaaaattatagtttactTTACAGAGTATATAAAGTTTCACCAAAGAGTTTCACCaattacatctttaaaaaaatgaaaggcaGACCCCCTGTAGAGCCCCATAATTAGAGAAAGAGGAAAAAGAATTAACAAGAAAAAGTAGGAGTTAATCTGCCACGATTTCAAAAAATGGACAGTTTAAATAGGTTTTCCCCAAAagcaacatcattttttttcctcCTAGACAAACcacatattttgtatttggaCTAGCCCTGACCTGTATTGTACTTTATACTTGCATTAGACTACACAAATCTCTTACATTAAAAATGTTCCAACGAAGTCAAGGACCTCACAGACAAGACAAAGCTTGTAAAATAAACCTTGGGCAGttatacacattaaaaaaaaaagcacctTTTCCATATAATGGGAAACATTTACCTACAAATATCAGGAAAAAGATTGacctaaataaaaaatgacCATGAAATGTATATTAATGATGTCATCTTTGATACTGTATGGTTTTTATTATCTGATTAAGTATGTTGATTGGAAATTTCACAAGCAGCAGCTCAATAACTTTTTAGAGC is part of the Magallana gigas chromosome 3, xbMagGiga1.1, whole genome shotgun sequence genome and harbors:
- the LOC105348993 gene encoding uncharacterized protein, whose amino-acid sequence is MVKCCCVYKCRNVCNSEARAKGVSFFRFPKDKRKRRAWTNAVNRDKWTPNEHSWICSDHFVEGWHGDDPGDENYAPTLFSYKKKRTEDDFDREQRRLDRETIRERLCSEKVNMEREKAHLEFSVLVHGSYCKIDDSGDHDQDIAAAVPCAYHEITDDVDVPIMTCDSGVQCEEDPLLIENRHLKKEVRRLQEELRKHKWGAERIRDDDAMTRFYTGLPSFAIFLWLYNYLSSKCSRMTYWRGEGQTSSSDRLRMSPSCLRPIDQLFAVLMRLKVGLYVQDISERFQISSASFSMYFSTWISLIHAELKFLNPFPSKDIIMRTMPESFKAKYPSTRVIIDCTELFIQSSSSLINQSLTFSSYKHHTTVKFLVGISPSGVITFVSDAWPGKTSDRQLTEECGLLELLEPNDSVMADKGFTIADLLEKRQCFLNIPPFRGTSGQFSTDEVFKTQEIAQLRIHVERSIGRVKNYHILEGTIPLTMVHFITKIFQVCCWLTNLDYPLVDGKKLLTDESNNSSDVVGVQL
- the LOC105348994 gene encoding uncharacterized protein; this encodes MATRENLKKTNISVLRNIASDLGINSKKKKKDDLICDILSSQAPEVSLTPVVQSISAADGAGAGAVVQFKENMPPFNAVHYEPISHNTQLPKVSFTSVYEFMITRRRQGDQSIQNFKGLDKSVKHFDAGDVQDICLAQIDGSTVYIRAYCLASMKKQRYQIFLCITHAEGKNRVDFAYCQCPIGLAQACSHIGGLLFSISNVQSSAKALVQTDQSCTSSLCQWNVPRTMNQKPMPISTLNLSRPKVVASSETDVNVAMLSSPSHGSAMARFDPRHSEDRHHSLTWSLDQLRKLKASFPLTGMAHLWNIPDTGVPSVVENEVEVTTAVHPLHLKMEMMVFSDGNLPPPMIDQELVSYIEKHTRAQRLSDLWKKLHLGRITSSIFGDVLQSGDKPTSLIQQILYGSNLDKYSKLPLAVQWGVDHEMDAKEDYLQIRRAIQMETDVQESGLTLCSTHSFLGASSDGRVVDNESTGLLEIKCPYSISGQNVTLLGISDIMSMNSKQFCLEVGELGPTLKKSHKYYAQVQGEMAIIGLPWVDFVVWTAAKSDNIFIERIYFNEQYVTNMLPKLVEFYMRHIYPLLVL